Proteins from a single region of Nitrososphaerota archaeon:
- a CDS encoding 8-oxoguanine DNA glycosylase, producing the protein MPAFTVPLDSPFSLEHTLESGQVFRWSRREEWWYGVVAGGVLKVKQEVDVLRCESSSDQIDPSFVARYFRLGDDLNHIIAAIAKDDAMTRAAERFYGLRLVRQDRWECLASFVLATNANIPRIKKMVASICDRYGRPFDHAGASYMSFPTSRALAEASGSDLAKCGLGYRAPFLKKVAASVEGGRVNFDAVAALPYEGARALLLQELFGEKVLLGVGPKVADCVLLYSCDKDEAFPIDVWIARALARSYPNLLPPPLLARLKRDGKAKISTGDYSKLSESVRRRFGEYAGYAQQYLYMAVREQEPA; encoded by the coding sequence ATGCCCGCCTTCACCGTCCCCCTGGATTCTCCCTTCAGCCTGGAACACACCTTGGAGAGCGGGCAGGTGTTCAGGTGGAGCAGGAGAGAAGAGTGGTGGTATGGCGTGGTCGCCGGTGGGGTGCTCAAGGTCAAGCAGGAGGTGGATGTGCTCAGGTGCGAATCCAGTTCGGACCAGATCGACCCCTCGTTCGTGGCCCGCTACTTCAGGCTCGGCGACGACCTCAACCACATCATCGCAGCCATAGCCAAGGACGACGCGATGACTAGGGCGGCAGAAAGGTTCTATGGTCTCAGGCTCGTCAGGCAGGACAGGTGGGAGTGCCTCGCCTCGTTCGTCTTGGCCACCAACGCCAACATCCCTAGGATAAAGAAGATGGTCGCCTCGATCTGCGACAGGTACGGACGTCCCTTCGACCATGCCGGTGCAAGCTACATGTCATTTCCCACCTCGAGGGCCCTGGCCGAGGCCTCTGGCTCGGACCTCGCCAAATGCGGGCTCGGATACAGGGCGCCCTTCCTCAAGAAGGTCGCAGCGTCGGTGGAGGGTGGGAGGGTCAACTTTGACGCGGTCGCCGCCCTCCCGTACGAGGGTGCTCGAGCCCTGCTCCTGCAGGAGCTGTTCGGGGAGAAGGTCCTCCTGGGTGTGGGCCCCAAGGTCGCTGACTGCGTGCTCTTGTATTCGTGCGACAAGGACGAGGCGTTTCCTATCGACGTCTGGATCGCGAGGGCGCTCGCCCGCTCATATCCTAACCTCCTTCCGCCTCCCCTGCTCGCACGCCTGAAGCGGGACGGGAAGGCGAAGATCTCGACCGGGGATTACTCGAAGCTGTCCGAGTCTGTCAGAAGGCGGTTCGGTGAATACGCTGGGTATGCGCAACAGTACCTGTACATGGCCGTCAGGGAGCAGGAGCCTGCCTAG
- a CDS encoding superoxide dismutase produces the protein MIPMKTYTLPPLPYSYEALEPHISKQIMTLHHDKHHQGYVNGANAAMEKLDKARKGEAQIDIKAVLRDYGFNADGHILHSLFWLNMAPAGKGGGAPGGKLADQITKDFGGFDKFKAQFSDASKTVEGSGWAMLIYEPVSEQLIISQVEKHNLNHIAQSAVIIASDLWEHSWYLDYLNDKAKYVDAWWNVVNWSEADARLGKAVR, from the coding sequence CTGATACCCATGAAGACCTACACACTGCCACCACTGCCCTATTCATACGAGGCACTCGAGCCGCACATCTCGAAGCAGATCATGACCCTGCACCACGACAAGCACCACCAGGGATACGTCAACGGGGCAAACGCCGCCATGGAGAAGCTGGACAAAGCCAGAAAGGGTGAAGCCCAGATCGACATCAAGGCGGTCCTCCGTGACTACGGCTTCAACGCAGACGGACACATCCTGCACTCTCTCTTCTGGCTCAACATGGCCCCCGCAGGCAAGGGAGGGGGCGCGCCCGGAGGAAAGCTTGCAGACCAGATAACCAAAGATTTCGGAGGGTTCGACAAGTTCAAGGCGCAGTTCTCGGACGCATCGAAGACCGTGGAAGGAAGCGGCTGGGCGATGCTCATTTACGAGCCAGTCAGCGAGCAGCTGATCATCTCGCAGGTGGAGAAGCACAACCTGAACCACATCGCGCAGTCGGCCGTCATCATAGCGAGCGATCTCTGGGAGCACTCCTGGTACCTGGACTACCTCAACGACAAGGCGAAGTACGTCGACGCATGGTGGAACGTGGTAAACTGGTCAGAAGCCGACGCGAGATTGGGGAAGGCAGTCCGGTAG
- a CDS encoding Rieske 2Fe-2S domain-containing protein, whose protein sequence is MKQTAKRGLRRLQMVTGAMLLLSSAAGTYLLATDKSLWLLAVSHAVGLIMIVIIDLVLGIYSLGSSKSVYLPSIAAGVLGFVLQGGDVFTAPQYHMTIPYFARYLFGLGAFDILLALQGGIIAAGILGRPHARYLAKRRTRSGRALDYTRRGFIKALVSVAGVVGVGVLLGSIKIPVPAPSQTTSSGKAQGSVANVNDLVVGIPAYFEYPTGYPDVLIKNSDGSVTALSMLCTHTCCQLSFDQSAGAFVCYCHGSVFDTSGKVVRGPATIDLPQIQYRVDPSGNLFPTGVSDPGPCGV, encoded by the coding sequence GTGAAGCAGACGGCGAAGAGAGGGCTCCGCAGGCTGCAGATGGTCACGGGGGCCATGCTCCTTCTCTCGTCGGCGGCTGGGACCTACCTGCTGGCGACGGACAAATCGCTCTGGCTGCTCGCCGTCTCCCACGCCGTGGGCCTGATTATGATAGTCATCATCGACCTGGTCCTCGGAATCTACAGCCTTGGTTCCTCGAAATCAGTCTATCTTCCCTCGATAGCCGCCGGCGTGCTCGGGTTCGTCCTGCAGGGCGGGGACGTCTTCACCGCCCCCCAGTATCACATGACGATACCGTACTTTGCCCGCTACCTGTTCGGGCTGGGCGCCTTCGACATCCTCCTGGCGCTTCAAGGGGGGATAATCGCGGCCGGCATCCTGGGGCGTCCGCACGCGCGCTACTTGGCGAAGAGGAGGACGAGGAGTGGGAGGGCCCTCGATTACACCAGGCGCGGCTTCATCAAGGCCCTGGTCTCAGTCGCGGGGGTGGTGGGGGTCGGGGTCCTACTCGGGTCGATAAAGATCCCTGTTCCCGCGCCTTCTCAGACTACGAGCTCGGGGAAGGCGCAAGGGTCGGTGGCGAACGTCAACGACCTAGTCGTAGGGATCCCGGCCTATTTCGAGTATCCCACCGGGTACCCTGACGTTTTGATAAAGAACTCCGACGGCTCCGTCACGGCGCTCAGCATGCTCTGCACCCACACCTGCTGCCAGCTCTCCTTCGACCAGTCGGCCGGCGCCTTCGTCTGCTACTGCCACGGCTCGGTGTTCGACACCTCGGGGAAGGTCGTCAGAGGACCTGCTACCATCGACCTCCCACAGATACAGTACCGGGTGGACCCATCGGGGAACCTTTTCCCCACGGGGGTAAGCGACCCGGGACCGTGCGGCGTCTAG
- a CDS encoding transketolase family protein: protein MSKAAAMRDAYGDALLELGAENRDVVVVGADTTGSLKSGVFATKFPQRFFNVGIAEQNLVSIAAGLALAGKVAYAGTYAIFVPGKSVDQIRNNIAYPNLNVKLVCSHGGISVGPDGASHQQVEDIAIMRAIPRMKVIVPGDAVSTKVMVKAISSIPGPFYVRLPRASTPIVYEAGFEYSFGKANVIREGSDVALVACGIMVPEALKAAESLKAKGVSAAVVDLHTVKPIDSEALTKVARSCGRVVTAEEHNIMGGMGSAVAEVLGEQHPTPMKRVGVMDTFGESGEAGELLKKYGLTAANIEQAALGLRPE, encoded by the coding sequence CTGTCCAAGGCCGCAGCCATGAGGGACGCCTACGGCGACGCGCTTCTGGAGCTCGGCGCCGAAAACAGAGACGTGGTGGTCGTGGGTGCGGACACAACAGGTTCGCTGAAGTCGGGGGTCTTCGCCACGAAGTTCCCACAACGCTTCTTCAACGTGGGGATCGCCGAGCAGAACCTTGTCTCCATAGCAGCCGGGCTCGCGCTGGCCGGCAAGGTCGCCTACGCGGGGACCTACGCCATCTTCGTCCCAGGCAAGTCGGTCGACCAAATCAGGAACAACATCGCCTATCCGAACCTGAACGTCAAGCTGGTCTGCTCGCACGGAGGCATATCCGTCGGCCCCGACGGCGCATCGCACCAACAGGTCGAAGACATCGCGATAATGAGGGCGATACCGAGGATGAAGGTGATCGTCCCAGGCGACGCCGTCTCCACCAAAGTGATGGTCAAGGCGATATCCAGCATCCCTGGCCCGTTCTACGTCCGGCTGCCAAGGGCGTCCACCCCCATAGTCTATGAGGCCGGTTTCGAATACAGCTTCGGCAAGGCGAACGTCATCAGGGAAGGGAGCGACGTCGCCCTCGTGGCCTGCGGGATCATGGTCCCGGAGGCGTTGAAAGCTGCGGAGTCGCTGAAGGCCAAGGGGGTGTCCGCGGCGGTGGTCGACCTCCACACTGTGAAGCCCATCGACTCCGAGGCGCTTACGAAGGTCGCCCGGAGCTGCGGCAGGGTTGTGACGGCCGAAGAGCACAACATAATGGGCGGGATGGGCTCGGCGGTAGCAGAGGTCCTAGGAGAGCAACATCCTACCCCCATGAAGCGCGTAGGCGTCATGGATACGTTCGGAGAGAGCGGCGAGGCCGGGGAGCTGCTGAAGAAGTACGGGCTCACGGCCGCGAACATAGAGCAGGCGGCACTGGGCCTCAGGCCGGAGTAG
- a CDS encoding transketolase, which yields MVETAQEVARLKEIAKNTRKLILEALAEAGSGHPGGSLSAVELLVTLYFRVMRFDPKNPKWPDRDRFFLSKGHAAPLLYSILAQAGYFPVEELMTLRKLGSRLQGHPSMGIPGIEAPAGSEGIGLSLGVGTSLAAKLDGKSFRTYVLMGDGEQQEGQVWEAAMSASKFRLDNLTAIIDRNGIQQDGLTEQVMPLEPLAAKWRAFNWNVIEVDGYDLPQIMDGFDLAMSTRNRPTVIVAHTVKGKGISFMEWSPRYHGTPPTKDTLGDVLSELG from the coding sequence ATAGTGGAGACTGCCCAGGAGGTAGCCCGGTTGAAGGAGATCGCGAAGAACACCAGGAAGCTCATCCTGGAGGCGCTCGCAGAGGCGGGCTCCGGGCACCCCGGGGGGTCCTTGTCGGCGGTGGAGCTCCTTGTCACCCTGTACTTCAGGGTCATGCGCTTCGATCCCAAGAACCCGAAGTGGCCGGACAGGGACAGGTTCTTCCTGAGCAAGGGCCATGCGGCGCCTCTCCTCTATTCGATTCTCGCCCAGGCAGGGTACTTCCCGGTCGAGGAGCTCATGACGCTCAGGAAGTTGGGGTCTCGCCTTCAGGGACACCCCTCGATGGGGATCCCCGGGATCGAGGCGCCCGCGGGGTCGGAGGGAATCGGACTCTCTCTCGGCGTCGGGACTTCCCTCGCCGCCAAGCTGGACGGCAAGTCGTTCCGCACTTACGTGCTGATGGGGGACGGCGAGCAACAGGAGGGGCAGGTCTGGGAGGCAGCAATGTCTGCCTCGAAGTTCCGGCTGGACAACCTGACGGCGATCATCGACAGGAACGGCATCCAGCAGGACGGGCTGACAGAGCAGGTCATGCCCCTCGAGCCCCTGGCCGCGAAGTGGAGGGCCTTCAACTGGAACGTCATAGAGGTGGACGGCTACGATTTGCCTCAGATAATGGACGGCTTCGACCTGGCCATGAGCACCAGGAACAGGCCGACGGTCATAGTCGCGCACACGGTCAAGGGGAAGGGGATCTCCTTCATGGAGTGGTCTCCTCGGTACCACGGGACCCCCCCGACCAAGGACACGCTCGGGGACGTGCTAAGCGAGCTAGGGTGA
- a CDS encoding ribulose-phosphate 3-epimerase, with protein sequence MDGIKIAPSILAWDLGDLERAVEISVKGGADQIHLDVIDGHFAPNITFGPGTVKALRGRTDLKFDTHLMVDNPAAYVGKFLDAGSDLLTFHAEVLDGPGFDELYRTVKAKGKEVGLAVKPKTEVPGWALDRLDKISALVVMTVTPGFSGQTMDMSVMPKIQRAREMISDGGFGTDIEIDGGVEPENVREVVRRGGNVLVAGAGVYGKDDPISAISVLRSKAEEARRGR encoded by the coding sequence TTGGACGGCATCAAGATCGCACCGTCGATTCTCGCCTGGGACCTGGGCGACCTCGAGAGGGCGGTGGAGATATCTGTGAAGGGTGGGGCCGACCAGATTCACCTGGACGTCATAGACGGCCACTTCGCTCCCAACATCACCTTCGGTCCCGGGACCGTGAAGGCGCTCCGCGGGCGCACAGACCTGAAGTTCGACACGCACCTGATGGTCGACAACCCTGCAGCGTACGTGGGCAAGTTCCTCGACGCCGGGTCCGACCTCCTTACATTCCATGCCGAGGTTTTGGACGGTCCCGGTTTTGACGAGCTCTACCGCACCGTGAAGGCGAAGGGGAAGGAGGTGGGGCTCGCAGTGAAGCCGAAGACCGAGGTCCCAGGGTGGGCCCTGGACCGGCTCGACAAGATCTCCGCCCTGGTCGTGATGACAGTCACCCCCGGGTTCAGCGGTCAGACCATGGACATGTCGGTGATGCCAAAGATCCAGAGAGCGAGGGAGATGATAAGCGACGGCGGGTTCGGTACTGACATCGAGATAGACGGAGGGGTGGAGCCCGAGAACGTCCGGGAGGTCGTCAGGAGGGGCGGGAACGTCCTCGTCGCGGGGGCCGGGGTATATGGTAAGGACGATCCAATAAGTGCGATATCGGTCCTGAGGAGCAAGGCCGAGGAAGCGAGGAGGGGCCGCTGA
- a CDS encoding COX15/CtaA family protein has product MQAKYVLLLLSVFSLFTVIVVGAYVTVAGFGGACGSSVPQDWPTCLGGLFPPLQLAPMMEYTHRIFAALSTLFLLLTTIAFWRAKDADRGVKTAVYVAMGLIIAQVMLGGLVIAQSEAPLTTTAHQAVAILTFGVTVAAFARSRGPPSL; this is encoded by the coding sequence ATGCAAGCGAAGTACGTCTTACTCCTTCTCTCGGTGTTCTCACTCTTCACGGTTATCGTGGTCGGAGCCTACGTGACAGTCGCGGGTTTCGGAGGCGCATGCGGCTCGAGCGTCCCGCAGGATTGGCCCACGTGCTTGGGGGGTCTCTTCCCGCCGCTGCAGCTCGCGCCCATGATGGAGTACACACACAGGATCTTCGCCGCCCTCTCGACGCTCTTCCTCCTTCTGACGACCATCGCCTTCTGGAGGGCGAAGGACGCTGACAGGGGGGTAAAGACGGCGGTCTACGTGGCCATGGGGTTGATCATCGCCCAGGTGATGCTGGGAGGGCTCGTGATCGCCCAGTCGGAGGCCCCACTCACCACGACGGCACACCAGGCTGTGGCGATACTCACCTTCGGGGTGACGGTCGCTGCCTTCGCAAGGTCGCGTGGGCCTCCAAGCCTTTAA
- the trxA gene encoding thioredoxin — protein sequence MTDSVTVVQGSSFQEEVVKSPRPVVVDFYADWCGPCKMMEPVIHQLSKEYEGKVKFVKVDTDSNQELATQFGIMSIPTVMFFSKGKVEDIVVGAVPSAVLKTKVDSLVGHP from the coding sequence ATGACTGATTCAGTGACTGTCGTGCAGGGGAGCAGTTTCCAGGAGGAAGTGGTGAAGTCACCACGCCCCGTGGTCGTAGACTTCTATGCCGACTGGTGCGGGCCCTGCAAGATGATGGAGCCTGTCATCCACCAGCTCTCCAAGGAATACGAGGGGAAGGTGAAGTTCGTCAAGGTGGACACGGACTCCAACCAGGAGCTGGCGACGCAGTTCGGCATCATGAGCATCCCGACTGTGATGTTCTTCTCAAAGGGCAAGGTCGAAGACATAGTCGTCGGAGCCGTTCCTTCGGCCGTCCTGAAGACGAAGGTAGACTCCCTGGTCGGGCACCCGTAG
- the fsa gene encoding fructose-6-phosphate aldolase, translated as MKLFLDTANLAEIKKLNQMGVVDGVTTNPTLVAKEPGEFEEIVGAICREVRGDVSAEVVATDSDGMVAEGKRLSAIAPNVVVKVPMIPEGLRATKSLSAMGTRVNVTLVFSANQGLLAAKAGASFVSPFIGRLDDIGQRGMELVEDLVKIRGNYRLKAEVLVGSIRHPQHVLEAAKVGADIATMPPEVMEKMMHHPLTDAGLKRFLDDWERAKKTRASATV; from the coding sequence TTGAAGCTCTTCCTCGACACAGCGAACCTTGCAGAGATTAAGAAGCTCAACCAGATGGGGGTGGTCGACGGCGTCACCACGAACCCGACGCTGGTCGCCAAGGAGCCCGGGGAGTTCGAGGAGATCGTCGGAGCCATCTGCAGGGAGGTGAGAGGGGACGTGAGCGCGGAGGTGGTGGCCACCGACTCCGACGGCATGGTCGCCGAAGGGAAGCGACTCTCGGCCATAGCTCCTAACGTTGTGGTGAAGGTCCCGATGATCCCCGAGGGGCTCAGGGCGACGAAGTCGCTGAGCGCCATGGGGACCAGGGTCAACGTGACGCTCGTCTTCTCGGCGAACCAGGGGCTCCTCGCTGCGAAAGCCGGGGCTTCATTCGTCAGCCCCTTCATCGGGAGGCTGGACGACATAGGGCAGAGAGGGATGGAGCTGGTCGAAGACCTCGTGAAGATACGGGGCAACTACCGGCTGAAGGCGGAGGTCCTTGTGGGGAGCATAAGGCATCCCCAGCACGTCCTTGAGGCGGCCAAAGTGGGGGCCGATATCGCTACCATGCCCCCAGAGGTGATGGAGAAGATGATGCACCACCCTCTCACTGACGCGGGGCTCAAGAGGTTCCTGGACGACTGGGAGAGGGCGAAGAAGACGAGAGCCTCGGCCACGGTTTAG
- a CDS encoding aspartate aminotransferase family protein — MPRDYESRTRGSKRLFERGSKVFAGGINHNARYYEPYPIAVSRARGKHIWDEDGNRYTDYWMGHMALILGHSPPAVVDALRRQIANGTHYGMGSKTSVELAEEVHKAVPCAEMMRFCNTGAEATMYLVRLARGYTGKRVVIKMAGGWHGYNTELNKGVHRPFDRSESAGILEEEQAYVKSVAFNDLPAAEEAVKKAEEDVAVIFLEPVLGAGGCIPADREYLKGLRELADRTGALLAFDEIITGFRVSLGGAQEYYGVTPDLASFGKIAGGGLPLGFVAGRKEVVSLADPTRKEKFVSIGGGTFSENPLSMAAGLATLRYLRSHEKSVYPALDRIGKEARTSVDKEFADAGVEAHTTGLGSLFLTHFGGVPRDAEGAAGREKKTKLGYALYLMSKGIFILPGHPGGISTDHTPEDIKRLASCSGKFAETMANQQR; from the coding sequence TTGCCGAGAGACTACGAATCGAGGACGCGTGGGTCGAAGCGGCTCTTCGAGCGGGGATCGAAGGTCTTCGCTGGAGGAATCAACCACAACGCGAGGTACTACGAACCGTACCCCATAGCCGTATCCAGGGCCAGGGGGAAACACATCTGGGACGAGGACGGGAACAGGTACACCGACTACTGGATGGGGCACATGGCCCTGATACTGGGGCATTCGCCTCCGGCCGTAGTAGATGCTCTCCGGAGGCAGATCGCCAACGGCACCCACTATGGGATGGGGAGCAAGACATCCGTGGAGCTCGCCGAGGAGGTGCACAAGGCCGTTCCCTGCGCCGAGATGATGCGGTTCTGCAACACCGGCGCGGAGGCGACGATGTACCTTGTGAGGCTCGCCAGGGGGTACACAGGTAAGAGGGTGGTCATCAAGATGGCCGGGGGATGGCACGGATACAACACCGAGCTGAACAAGGGGGTCCACCGGCCGTTCGACAGGAGCGAAAGCGCCGGGATACTAGAGGAAGAGCAGGCGTATGTGAAGAGCGTCGCGTTCAACGACCTCCCCGCCGCCGAGGAGGCGGTCAAGAAAGCAGAGGAGGACGTGGCGGTGATCTTCCTTGAGCCCGTCCTCGGCGCTGGCGGCTGCATCCCGGCCGACAGGGAATACCTGAAGGGGCTGAGGGAGCTGGCGGACAGGACAGGGGCGCTCCTGGCCTTCGACGAGATAATCACCGGGTTCAGGGTCTCCCTCGGAGGGGCACAGGAGTACTACGGGGTCACCCCGGACCTGGCTTCCTTCGGGAAAATCGCTGGGGGAGGGCTCCCCCTGGGCTTCGTCGCCGGACGGAAGGAGGTGGTGTCCCTGGCGGACCCTACCCGGAAGGAGAAGTTCGTTTCAATAGGAGGCGGGACGTTCTCGGAGAACCCTCTCTCGATGGCCGCCGGACTGGCGACGTTGCGGTATCTCAGGAGTCATGAGAAGAGCGTCTATCCGGCCCTGGACAGGATAGGGAAGGAGGCGAGGACGAGCGTCGACAAGGAATTCGCCGACGCTGGGGTCGAGGCCCATACGACAGGGCTGGGCTCGCTCTTCCTCACCCACTTCGGCGGGGTGCCCAGAGACGCAGAAGGGGCCGCCGGGAGGGAAAAGAAGACGAAACTGGGATACGCTCTGTATCTGATGTCCAAGGGGATCTTCATCCTCCCCGGTCATCCGGGCGGTATCTCGACGGACCACACGCCGGAGGACATCAAGAGACTGGCCTCCTGCAGCGGGAAGTTCGCCGAAACGATGGCGAACCAACAGAGATAG
- a CDS encoding heme o synthase, whose translation MSLSDYLALTKPKITPLLLMAALGSSVVAARGIPSAQVLVGVLVGGALASSGALALNSYLEMGMDAKMKRTMGRPLPSGKIVPSSHALVLGAGLLAAGVLVALFTIDHLATFFIVLGAFVYVPVYTLFLKPRTSWNIVLGGFAGSCAALAGWYAVTSESAVVGWLLGALVFVWTPSHFWSLAVITEEDYSAINIPMLPSVVGPVVASRYIVVNTLLLIPVSLLYIFYFLGPGFYVYLAVALVFDLFLLATNIKLFRSPTKDNAWLAFKFSSPYLAVIFLVAMVAAVLH comes from the coding sequence GTGAGCCTGTCAGACTATCTCGCACTTACCAAACCGAAGATAACCCCGCTGCTCCTCATGGCGGCTCTCGGCTCTTCGGTAGTTGCTGCGAGGGGGATCCCCTCTGCCCAGGTACTCGTCGGCGTGCTCGTGGGAGGGGCCCTGGCGTCCAGCGGGGCGCTCGCCTTGAACAGCTACCTGGAGATGGGGATGGACGCGAAGATGAAGCGGACGATGGGGCGGCCTCTGCCGTCAGGGAAGATAGTCCCGTCTTCGCACGCGCTGGTCCTTGGCGCGGGCCTCCTTGCGGCAGGGGTGCTGGTCGCCCTCTTCACCATCGACCACCTGGCCACTTTCTTCATCGTCCTCGGTGCGTTCGTCTACGTCCCGGTCTACACGCTGTTCCTCAAGCCTAGGACGAGCTGGAACATCGTCCTCGGCGGGTTCGCCGGGAGCTGCGCGGCCCTAGCAGGGTGGTACGCCGTGACCTCGGAGAGCGCGGTCGTAGGGTGGCTCCTCGGGGCCCTCGTCTTTGTCTGGACCCCCAGCCACTTCTGGTCCCTTGCGGTGATCACTGAAGAGGACTACTCGGCGATAAACATCCCGATGCTCCCCTCGGTCGTGGGACCGGTGGTGGCGTCGAGGTACATCGTGGTGAACACGCTCCTCCTGATCCCGGTGAGCCTCCTCTACATCTTCTATTTCCTCGGACCGGGGTTCTACGTTTACCTGGCGGTTGCGCTCGTTTTCGACCTGTTCCTGCTGGCGACCAACATCAAGCTGTTCCGGTCCCCTACGAAGGACAACGCTTGGCTGGCTTTCAAGTTCTCGAGCCCCTACCTCGCAGTGATCTTCCTCGTGGCCATGGTCGCGGCCGTCCTCCACTGA
- the thiI gene encoding tRNA 4-thiouridine(8) synthase ThiI, whose protein sequence is MKQMYVVHYSEVALKGRNRPEFVRALRRNLIRALNGLEPVVELREGRFLVTAEGAEGEVSERLGRTFGVAWYSNVTAVEPEYARILAAVLDAAKKAPGNTFKVEPRRSDKGFGLSSHDLAVKLGAAVESETGLKVDLSAPDVSIRVDVTKTRALVYSNKTRGPGGLPVGTAGRVLHLFSGGIDSPVAAWLLMKRGCVPVYLHFYLAPTPSSAVESKVTRLVRILSSYCGKSTMVLVPFAEYQIAAAGAPVELEPSLFRRFMRMTAEALAPRFGAVALSTGDSLSQAASQTLWNLAAFDRGSGLPILRPLLSYDKEEVIALARRISTYEPSLEEYKDCCAIVTRHPRTRVKGELIDEYVKRLRLQDLVWRTVENATLYTYNPVGDVAKVSQLPSALQGAGPRSGPRQIYEQGRGGEAHD, encoded by the coding sequence ATGAAACAGATGTACGTTGTCCACTACTCCGAGGTGGCTCTGAAGGGGCGGAACAGGCCCGAGTTCGTCCGCGCCCTGAGGAGGAACCTCATCCGGGCGCTGAACGGCCTGGAGCCAGTGGTCGAGCTGAGGGAAGGGCGGTTCTTGGTCACAGCCGAAGGGGCAGAAGGCGAGGTTTCTGAGCGTCTCGGCAGGACTTTCGGCGTCGCCTGGTACTCCAACGTCACCGCGGTCGAACCCGAGTATGCCCGCATCCTGGCGGCGGTCCTCGACGCAGCGAAAAAGGCCCCTGGGAATACTTTCAAGGTCGAGCCGAGGCGCTCCGACAAGGGGTTCGGGCTTTCATCGCACGATCTCGCGGTCAAGCTCGGGGCGGCCGTCGAGAGCGAGACCGGACTGAAGGTCGACCTGTCAGCGCCTGACGTGTCCATCAGGGTCGACGTCACCAAGACGAGGGCCCTCGTCTACTCGAACAAGACCAGGGGGCCCGGGGGCCTGCCCGTAGGGACCGCGGGTCGGGTCCTTCATCTCTTCTCCGGGGGGATCGACTCCCCAGTTGCCGCCTGGCTCCTTATGAAGAGGGGGTGTGTGCCGGTGTACCTCCACTTCTACCTGGCTCCGACCCCCTCGTCAGCGGTAGAGAGCAAGGTGACCAGGCTGGTCAGGATCCTCTCCAGCTACTGCGGAAAGAGCACCATGGTCCTGGTGCCATTCGCGGAGTACCAGATCGCCGCCGCCGGAGCCCCTGTGGAACTCGAGCCTTCCCTCTTCAGGAGGTTCATGAGGATGACCGCAGAGGCGCTCGCTCCCCGGTTCGGTGCCGTCGCCCTCTCGACGGGCGACTCGCTGTCTCAGGCTGCCTCTCAGACGCTGTGGAACCTCGCCGCCTTCGACAGAGGCTCTGGCCTTCCCATCCTGAGGCCGCTGCTCTCCTACGACAAGGAGGAGGTCATCGCCCTGGCGCGGCGGATTTCCACCTATGAGCCTTCGCTGGAGGAGTACAAGGACTGCTGTGCAATCGTCACACGCCATCCGCGGACCCGGGTGAAAGGGGAGCTGATTGACGAGTACGTAAAACGACTCCGCCTTCAGGACCTCGTCTGGAGGACGGTCGAGAACGCCACCCTCTATACCTACAACCCTGTGGGGGACGTCGCCAAGGTCTCCCAGCTCCCGAGCGCCCTCCAGGGAGCCGGACCCCGGTCCGGCCCAAGGCAGATTTATGAACAGGGAAGGGGAGGCGAAGCACATGACTGA
- a CDS encoding ribosomal protein L13e: MSSTATKKPKGGKKMGVVNETEAGIKKAETAVKKDVKKLAKEAEGRRPKKTGHPGPAGRPPVALVSSRHGGEMVSREGRGFSFGEISGAGLAPAVASKWGLRVDTRRRSVIDGNVASIRGWAAHPSIAGRAKGEAEGVEGGMEKAGKEVEKEAEKVAVVAEKAVKKAGKEIKKTEKTVKERAEKKPRPKKKDAA, translated from the coding sequence TTGAGTTCGACAGCGACCAAGAAGCCCAAAGGCGGCAAGAAGATGGGCGTCGTGAATGAGACGGAGGCAGGCATCAAGAAAGCAGAGACCGCAGTGAAGAAAGATGTGAAGAAGCTGGCGAAGGAGGCAGAAGGGAGGAGACCGAAGAAGACAGGGCATCCAGGGCCCGCAGGACGTCCGCCTGTGGCGCTGGTGTCGTCGAGGCACGGCGGCGAGATGGTTTCGAGGGAGGGGAGAGGGTTCTCATTTGGCGAGATTTCCGGAGCGGGGCTCGCCCCGGCCGTCGCGTCCAAGTGGGGTTTGAGGGTGGACACGAGAAGGAGGAGCGTCATCGACGGGAACGTGGCCTCTATCAGAGGGTGGGCCGCCCATCCGAGCATCGCCGGGCGCGCGAAGGGGGAGGCAGAGGGCGTGGAAGGAGGAATGGAGAAGGCAGGGAAGGAGGTCGAGAAGGAAGCGGAGAAGGTCGCCGTAGTGGCAGAAAAAGCCGTGAAGAAAGCAGGGAAGGAGATCAAGAAGACCGAAAAGACGGTCAAGGAAAGGGCGGAGAAGAAGCCCCGACCGAAGAAGAAGGACGCCGCCTAG